A genomic segment from Gloeocapsopsis sp. IPPAS B-1203 encodes:
- a CDS encoding N-acetylmuramoyl-L-alanine amidase, which produces MRFHWLLPSTLSIFLLSSPAEAAKLRSWNFDANRNRLDFKTDGAVQPKAQLIFNPMRLVIDLPGTKLERPTVKQELGGTIRSIRVGQFDDQTARVVIELSPGYKIDPEKVKFEGATPSQWTVQLPQPERIAVSPPPSVTPQRSLSAIVPGSSRPNNNSVVPQTTATVQVENIQVTGDGLFVRTRGGGTPQVKVNRSSDRSTIDIDLVGASLAPQLSKKPTVTVNRYGVSRIQLNQVQNSPPVTRMTMRVDRNGPDWQASVSRFGGLVVLPQGRSATNTVVNTLTQNTTTNTPSSSGLATIHAAELTINGAQLLIRASQKVNYTGGWDRSTGLYRITIPNAQLASNVRGPSLTSNSPVLRVRLQQADPRTVAIWVQPATGIRIGELNQAGQDVLALQLSRANSILLPPANAQTPPPEPQPVPVPVPQATTPPQPATPPAKPSPPKQRPVVVIDPGHGGKDPGAIGIGGLQEKQVILPLSKQIAAILEKEGVKVVMTRDSDYFVDLAPRVAIAERANADVFVSIHANSMGLSRPDVNGLETYYFSSGQRLAQAIHRNILQRVTIRDRGVRRARFYVLRKSSMPSVLVEIGYLTGREDNPRLRTAAYQSQMAEAIARGILQYLGR; this is translated from the coding sequence GTGAGATTTCACTGGCTACTACCCAGTACTTTAAGCATTTTTCTGTTATCGTCTCCCGCAGAGGCGGCGAAACTTCGATCGTGGAATTTTGATGCTAATCGCAATCGATTGGACTTCAAGACGGATGGTGCTGTTCAACCAAAAGCACAACTCATCTTTAATCCCATGCGATTGGTGATCGATTTACCAGGAACCAAACTCGAGCGTCCCACAGTAAAACAAGAGCTTGGCGGTACAATTCGCAGTATTCGAGTTGGTCAATTTGACGACCAAACGGCTCGTGTAGTAATTGAATTAAGTCCTGGTTACAAGATCGATCCGGAGAAGGTGAAATTTGAAGGAGCAACACCAAGTCAATGGACAGTACAGTTACCACAGCCTGAAAGAATTGCGGTTAGCCCACCACCATCCGTAACACCACAGCGATCGCTATCAGCCATTGTGCCAGGCAGTAGTCGTCCAAACAATAATTCTGTAGTTCCACAGACAACTGCAACAGTACAGGTAGAAAATATTCAAGTTACAGGAGACGGGCTGTTTGTCCGAACCCGTGGCGGTGGAACTCCTCAAGTTAAAGTGAATCGCAGTAGCGATCGCAGTACGATTGATATTGATTTAGTGGGTGCTTCGCTAGCACCACAGTTGAGCAAAAAGCCGACTGTGACAGTTAATCGCTACGGTGTTAGTCGCATTCAACTGAATCAAGTTCAAAATTCACCGCCCGTGACGCGGATGACGATGCGGGTTGACAGAAACGGACCTGATTGGCAAGCATCAGTCAGTCGTTTTGGTGGTTTGGTAGTCTTACCACAGGGCAGAAGTGCTACCAACACTGTTGTCAATACTCTAACTCAGAACACAACTACGAACACTCCCTCGTCGTCAGGCTTGGCAACAATTCACGCCGCAGAACTGACGATTAATGGTGCCCAATTGTTGATTCGCGCGAGCCAAAAGGTCAACTATACAGGTGGCTGGGACCGTTCTACTGGACTGTATCGCATTACGATTCCCAATGCGCAGTTAGCGAGTAACGTTAGAGGACCATCATTGACTTCTAATAGCCCTGTGCTAAGAGTGCGTTTACAGCAAGCTGATCCGCGCACAGTAGCTATTTGGGTACAACCTGCAACAGGAATTCGGATCGGGGAACTCAATCAAGCAGGACAGGACGTACTCGCCTTACAACTTTCCCGTGCCAACTCAATCTTACTGCCACCTGCAAATGCTCAGACACCGCCACCTGAGCCACAACCTGTTCCTGTACCAGTTCCTCAAGCAACTACACCACCGCAACCAGCCACGCCTCCAGCTAAGCCTAGTCCTCCTAAACAGCGTCCTGTGGTAGTGATCGATCCAGGACACGGTGGTAAAGACCCTGGAGCAATAGGAATTGGGGGATTACAAGAAAAGCAGGTCATTTTACCTCTATCCAAACAAATTGCCGCCATTCTGGAAAAAGAAGGCGTAAAAGTCGTAATGACACGCGATTCCGATTACTTTGTAGACTTGGCTCCTCGTGTCGCGATCGCCGAACGCGCCAATGCAGATGTTTTCGTGAGTATCCATGCGAATTCAATGGGGTTGAGTCGTCCTGATGTCAATGGGTTAGAAACTTATTATTTTTCTAGTGGTCAGCGTTTAGCACAGGCGATCCATCGCAACATTTTGCAGCGCGTGACTATTCGCGATCGCGGAGTGAGACGTGCCAGATTTTATGTGCTGCGCAAATCTTCCATGCCTTCGGTTCTCGTTGAAATTGGTTATCTAACTGGTCGTGAAGATAATCCTAGGCTGCGAACTGCTGCTTATCAATCACAAATGGCAGAGGCGATCGCACGCGGGATTTTGCAGTATCTTGGGCGATAG
- a CDS encoding transglutaminaseTgpA domain-containing protein: MTKSSRMRQRNRIKISLSLSGWNQQRQPRSREVTEVEESRLLRSLVQALVIVGIIATDVAAETQFSLWAVPLSIVGAVWAWYRRHDRNVPTKFCIAIAMLAALAVFFGRLLGELHDTRVLLAELLIQLQVCHSFDLPRRKDLGYSIVIGLILLAVAGTLSQTLTFAPMLLLFLAIALPVLVLDYRSRLGIEGRGA; this comes from the coding sequence ATGACCAAATCATCCAGAATGCGTCAGCGAAATCGAATAAAAATATCGCTATCGCTATCTGGTTGGAATCAGCAGCGACAGCCTAGATCTAGAGAAGTAACCGAAGTAGAAGAATCGCGACTACTGCGATCGCTTGTTCAAGCATTAGTCATTGTAGGAATTATCGCTACAGATGTTGCAGCAGAAACGCAATTTAGCTTGTGGGCTGTACCTTTGAGTATTGTCGGCGCAGTTTGGGCTTGGTATCGCCGTCACGATCGCAACGTTCCTACTAAGTTTTGCATTGCGATCGCAATGTTAGCAGCACTTGCTGTCTTTTTTGGACGTTTATTAGGTGAACTACACGATACCAGGGTACTGCTAGCCGAACTTTTGATTCAACTTCAGGTATGTCATAGCTTTGATTTACCCCGTCGTAAAGATTTAGGCTATTCGATTGTCATCGGGCTAATTTTACTCGCAGTTGCAGGAACGTTGAGTCAGACTTTGACATTTGCACCAATGTTACTACTCTTTTTGGCGATCGCCTTACCAGTATTAGTCTTAGATTATCGTTCGCGGTTGGGGATAGAGGGGCGAGGGGCG
- the sds gene encoding solanesyl diphosphate synthase, with amino-acid sequence MTSATFLFSPVEADLRILSENLIQLVGTRHPKLFAAAKHLFGAGGKRLRPAIVLLVSRATMLDEDITLRHRRLAEITEMIHTASLIHDDVVDESVTRRGVPTIHSLFGNGVAVLAGDFFFAQSSWYLANLDNLDVVKLLSEVIMDFAAGEIQQGEILFDTSLSIEAYLKKSYYKTATLFANSCKAAGLLSDVSSETADHLYSYGRYLGLAYQIVDDIFDFTGSADTLGKPVGSDLKSGNLTAPVLFALAEKPYLEVLIAREFAQEGDLEQAIALIQDSKGLEQARELAAKHATQAVEHLNDLPHSESRQALINMADYVLSRLY; translated from the coding sequence ATGACCTCAGCCACCTTCCTATTTTCCCCAGTTGAAGCAGACCTACGGATACTGTCAGAAAACTTAATTCAGTTAGTAGGTACGCGCCATCCTAAACTCTTCGCAGCAGCAAAGCACTTGTTCGGAGCCGGAGGAAAACGGCTGCGACCAGCAATTGTGCTACTTGTATCGCGAGCAACTATGTTGGATGAAGACATTACATTGCGTCACCGCCGCTTAGCTGAAATTACAGAAATGATTCACACTGCGAGTCTGATTCACGATGACGTGGTGGACGAATCTGTAACGCGGCGAGGTGTTCCGACAATTCACAGCTTATTTGGCAATGGCGTAGCTGTGTTAGCAGGAGATTTCTTTTTCGCTCAATCTTCTTGGTATTTAGCTAACTTAGATAATTTAGACGTCGTTAAACTTTTGTCAGAAGTCATTATGGATTTTGCTGCTGGCGAAATTCAGCAAGGCGAAATTCTATTTGATACAAGCTTATCTATCGAAGCTTACCTAAAGAAAAGCTACTACAAAACAGCGACTTTATTTGCCAATAGTTGTAAAGCAGCAGGTTTACTCAGCGATGTATCAAGTGAAACTGCAGACCATTTGTATAGCTATGGACGTTACTTAGGCTTAGCCTATCAAATTGTCGATGACATTTTCGACTTTACCGGTTCGGCAGACACTTTAGGTAAACCCGTAGGCTCAGATCTCAAAAGTGGCAACCTAACAGCACCAGTGTTATTCGCTTTAGCAGAAAAACCATATTTAGAAGTCTTGATCGCAAGAGAATTCGCTCAAGAAGGCGATTTAGAACAAGCGATCGCCCTAATCCAAGACAGTAAAGGTCTCGAACAAGCACGGGAATTAGCTGCCAAGCACGCCACTCAAGCCGTTGAGCATCTCAACGATCTACCACATTCTGAATCACGCCAAGCCTTGATTAATATGGCTGATTATGTTTTAAGTCGGTTGTATTAG
- the murI gene encoding glutamate racemase encodes MADTSVSYLYVPQVQNAPIGIFDSGLGGLTVLRQLYRQLPQESIIYLGDTARVPYGNRSPGEIVQFMREILTWMLQQKVKMVVTACNTSSALALDVVQKEFPIPIIDLILPGAKAAVQQGKRIGVIATPATAASNAYQRAMLEIDPSVQVWQVGCPEFVPLIEQNRIHDPCTKEVARQYLTFLLQQRIDTLVYGCTHYPHLAPVLRSLLPQSVKFIDPAEYVVAATVQELELLGLSSTHPPSPTRFCVTGCPQQFAQSSLQWLGYTPTVESVCVTKEEQVSR; translated from the coding sequence GTGGCTGATACTTCTGTCTCCTATTTGTATGTCCCTCAAGTACAAAACGCTCCAATTGGCATTTTTGATAGTGGCTTAGGTGGTCTGACGGTGCTACGTCAGCTTTACCGACAACTACCGCAAGAGTCTATTATTTATCTTGGCGATACAGCGCGGGTTCCTTATGGCAATCGTTCGCCTGGTGAAATTGTCCAATTCATGCGCGAAATTCTCACCTGGATGCTTCAGCAAAAAGTCAAAATGGTGGTTACGGCTTGCAATACAAGTTCGGCGCTAGCACTTGATGTTGTGCAAAAGGAATTTCCTATCCCAATTATCGATTTGATTTTGCCAGGGGCAAAGGCAGCAGTCCAGCAAGGTAAACGGATCGGTGTAATTGCGACTCCAGCAACTGCGGCGAGCAATGCTTATCAACGGGCAATGTTGGAAATTGATCCGAGTGTCCAAGTTTGGCAAGTCGGTTGTCCTGAGTTTGTGCCTCTTATTGAGCAAAATCGCATTCACGACCCTTGTACAAAAGAGGTTGCACGTCAATATTTAACTTTTTTATTACAGCAACGTATTGATACTTTAGTGTACGGCTGTACCCATTATCCTCATCTAGCGCCAGTACTGCGATCGCTCTTACCACAATCTGTAAAATTTATCGATCCTGCTGAGTATGTTGTCGCCGCTACAGTTCAGGAACTTGAACTATTAGGATTAAGCAGTACGCATCCTCCCTCTCCAACACGCTTCTGTGTTACTGGTTGTCCGCAACAGTTTGCGCAGTCTTCCTTACAATGGTTGGGCTATACTCCGACTGTTGAATCTGTCTGCGTGACGAAAGAAGAGCAGGTGAGCAGGTGA